GCTTGAGTTTGATTTTGAGAGTATTTGCCCTGATACTAGTCTTTCTTTTAATGATGATGCTTTTCTTACGTTTAAAACAAGTTCGTCTTGGTCTGTGGCTATTTTTAAAGGACTTGCCAAACATTATGATTTTGATTTAAATACTCCCATAAAAGACATTCCAGACAAAGTTCTTAAGCAGATTCTATACGGCTCAAATGAAAAAATAGATTTTATTTACCAGTCCAAAGAAATGGAAGCTAAGGATTTGGATGGAGGATTCCATTATTCTAAAACATTTGAAGGACTTTTGCCCCTTTTGAAAAGGCGATATCTTGCAACAGAATCAGAGAGCACTAAAATTTTTTACGAAAATTTGATGTCTAAAAAAATATGTAATTCATGCAAAGGAAAACGTTTAAGCGTTGGAGCTTTAACTGTGAAAATCAATGGAAAAGACATTCAAGATCTTACTAATTTGTCAGTATTTGATTCTTATGTATTTTTTGAAAACTTGCAGCTTGATGTGGTGGATGAAAAAATATCTAAAGAAATTTTAAAGGAAATTAAAAGTAGGCTTAAGTTTTTAATTGATGTTGGTCTTTCTTATTTATATTTAAATAGAATATCAGGCAGTCTATCTGGTGGTGAGGCCCAGCGTATTAGGCTTGCTACTCAAATAGGATCAGCACTTTCAGGCGTTATTTATGTTCTTGATGAACCAAGCATTGGTCTTCATCAAAGAGATAATGAAAAATTGATCTCTACTCTTGTTAATCTTAAAAATCTTGGTAATACTGTGATTGTTGTTGAACATGATGAGCAAACTTTGCGTACTGCAGATTATATTATTGATATGGGACCTGGTGCTGGGATTCTTGGAGGAGAAATAGTTGCAAAGGGAGCCTTAATTGATATTTTAAATAGCAAGAATAGTTTGACTGGTCAATATCTTAGCGGAAAGTTTAAAATAGATGTTCCAAGCTCCAGAAGAAAGACTGATAAGGGAGAAATTTTGCTTTTAGGTTCTAATAAAAACAATCTTAAAAATATAGATGTGAGTATTCCTTTGGGAGTTTTTACCGTAATAACGGGTGTTTCTGGTAGTGGAAAAAGTACGTTGCTTAACGAAGTGTTATATCCAGCTCTTGATAGTAGATTAAAGCTTGATGAAAAGTATTGCGATGGTTTTAAAGATATTGTTGGGTACGAAAAAATCGATAAAATCATTCAAATAAATCAAAAACCAATAGGGAGAACTTCAAGGTCAAACCCAGCAACTTATGTTGGATTTTTTACAGAAATTAGAGAGCTTTTTGCCAAGCTTCCAGATGCAAAGTCAAGAGGGTTTAAAGCCGGTAGGTTTTCTTTTAATGTCAAAGGTGGAAGGTGTGAGAAATGTCAAGGAGATGGTTATCTTAATATTCAAATGCACTTTTTACCAGATGTTTTTGTTCCTTGCGATTTGTGTAAGGGTAAAAAATTTAATGAAGAAACTTTAGAAGTTAGATACAAAGGTAAAAATATACATGATGTTTTAGAGATGAGCGTGTTTGAGGCTAGTAAATTTTTTGAAAATGTCCCTAAAATTAATCATTATTTAAAATTTTTAATTGAAGTTGGGCTTGAATACATTAAATTAGGACAATCTGCAACAACTTTATCAGGAGGTGAAGCTCAGCGTATTAAGTTGGCTTTTGAGTTAAGCAAAAAGAGCACAGGCAAAACCTTTTATATTATTGATGAACCAACAACCGGACTGCATTTTGATGATATAAAGAAGTTGTTAGAGGTTTTGCAGCGGTTGGTTTCCAATGGTAATACAGTTGTTCTCATAGAACATAATTTGGATGTAATTAAACAGGCAGATTATATAATAGATTTGGGTCCTGATGGTGGGTTGGCAGGGGGAAATGTCGTTGTTTCTGGCATTCCCGAAGAGGTTGCAAAATGCGAGAATTCCTATACAGGGATGTTTTTAAAAAATCTTTTATAGTATTTTTATTTTTTTTAAAATTTTCTAATGCAATTTTTGCTCAGACTGCAAATGATGAGAATTCTAAAAAAAGGGATAAGTTAACTTTAAGTCAAAAATCTTATTTAAGAGAACTTGAACTTTCAACTGATGAGGATTTAAAAAAATGGGCCTTGCAAGAGGGCCTAAAAGAAACAGATGTTTCAAAAATACGAGAATTGCTTTTAAAAAAGTTTGGAATAGATTCTGAGCTTTTTGTCAAAGGAAAAGGACTTGCCGGATCTGGTAGATATAAAATAATAATTGAAACTACAGATAATCTTGAAAATTTTACCTATGGACTTACTAAGGATGAAAGCCTCATTTTTGAAGGAAGAGTTAATGTCTTGGTTGAAGATATTAAAGAAAATAAAAAGCACAATATTAAAGGCGACAGGATAGTCCTTAATAAAAACTCTAAAAAACTTTATTCTATTGGAAATGTTGAATATATTCTTGATATGAATGCTAATG
This genomic interval from Borreliella andersonii contains the following:
- the uvrA gene encoding excinuclease ABC subunit UvrA — encoded protein: MEKSLKKKIIVRGAKEHNLKNIDLDIPKDGLVVISGKSGSGKSSLAFDTIFAEGQRRYMESVSAYARQFLGVMKKPNVDYIDGLSPSIAIEQRTISNNPRSTVGTITEIYDYYRLIFAKIGKAYCPNDGRLIEEQSLDKMVNTILSYPEGSKVILFAPIVRGFKGSHKKVLEKILNQGFNRVRINSEDYLIEDALNLNLHKNKKHTIEIIVDRIKLSNDVRVRLAESIETSLTVSNGYLRVEIDNNLEKIDKLFTEHNSCPLCGFSLPLIEPRLFSFNSPFGACSECSGLGVTLEFDFESICPDTSLSFNDDAFLTFKTSSSWSVAIFKGLAKHYDFDLNTPIKDIPDKVLKQILYGSNEKIDFIYQSKEMEAKDLDGGFHYSKTFEGLLPLLKRRYLATESESTKIFYENLMSKKICNSCKGKRLSVGALTVKINGKDIQDLTNLSVFDSYVFFENLQLDVVDEKISKEILKEIKSRLKFLIDVGLSYLYLNRISGSLSGGEAQRIRLATQIGSALSGVIYVLDEPSIGLHQRDNEKLISTLVNLKNLGNTVIVVEHDEQTLRTADYIIDMGPGAGILGGEIVAKGALIDILNSKNSLTGQYLSGKFKIDVPSSRRKTDKGEILLLGSNKNNLKNIDVSIPLGVFTVITGVSGSGKSTLLNEVLYPALDSRLKLDEKYCDGFKDIVGYEKIDKIIQINQKPIGRTSRSNPATYVGFFTEIRELFAKLPDAKSRGFKAGRFSFNVKGGRCEKCQGDGYLNIQMHFLPDVFVPCDLCKGKKFNEETLEVRYKGKNIHDVLEMSVFEASKFFENVPKINHYLKFLIEVGLEYIKLGQSATTLSGGEAQRIKLAFELSKKSTGKTFYIIDEPTTGLHFDDIKKLLEVLQRLVSNGNTVVLIEHNLDVIKQADYIIDLGPDGGLAGGNVVVSGIPEEVAKCENSYTGMFLKNLL